The Prosthecobacter debontii genome segment GTCGCCACATCCACCACCGATAGCGTGACATAGATGAACGGCCACTCCGCACTTTCTCCTCCCTGCACGTCATTCGCCTCGACCACGATGTAGGCCTTCCCCTTGACGATGACCATCTCCGCATCATGCGCCCCTTTCACCTGAGGCTCCGTGGTGTTCACCAACGCCGCCATGACCTCATCTCCGGCAGCTTTGGCATTCCAGTCAGCCGGCAGGAGGGCGGCTGGGGCAGAAGCGAGCCCGAACGTCCAAAAACTCATCAAGATAGGTCGGATCATGGTCAGAAAAGAAGCTCTCTACTACACGGCCAGAATTCGATTTCCTACAACCATCATCACCCAAGTTGCTGCCAGACACGTATCTTCAAGCCGACCCTATCATGCCACTGCGGATTTTCATTGTTGAGGACCATGTCGAGACTCTGAAGGCTGTGCAAGCCTACCTGGAGCGCCGGGGGCATGAGGTGGAGACGGCCACCTTGATGCAGGAAGCCCTCACCCAGTGGTCCGCTGAGAACTTTGACCTCCTGCTAGCCGATATTGGCCTGCCAGATGGAGACGGCTGGGAGATGATGCGCCTGCTGCGCAAAAATCCTCCGCGCTACGCGGCGGCAATGAGCGGTTATGGGACCCCGGCAGACATCGCCCACAGTCAGAGTGTGGGGTTCAAACGCCACCTTGTGAAACCCGTACGCCATGAAGATCTGGATGCCGTGGTGGCGGAGGCACAGGCGATGAAGGATGGCCTGTCTGAGGGTTAATCCCCCAGAGCTCTCCATTCCAAGAGGGCGCAAAAGCACCCAGCCTTGCGAATACTGTCTGCGCCATGCTTTGGC includes the following:
- a CDS encoding response regulator, whose protein sequence is MPLRIFIVEDHVETLKAVQAYLERRGHEVETATLMQEALTQWSAENFDLLLADIGLPDGDGWEMMRLLRKNPPRYAAAMSGYGTPADIAHSQSVGFKRHLVKPVRHEDLDAVVAEAQAMKDGLSEG